A window of the Balaenoptera acutorostrata chromosome 13, mBalAcu1.1, whole genome shotgun sequence genome harbors these coding sequences:
- the CCDC117 gene encoding coiled-coil domain-containing protein 117 — MAALGRPFSGLPLRGGSDFLQPPPAFPGRAFPPGADGTELAPRWEPRAAPSSPGGSAARGRVSVHHRKKHKREEEEDDCPVRKKRLTEAGLCAGPNDWILCAHQDIEGHGVNPCTSGLSAPGMLDVICEEMDQTTGEPQCEVARRRLQEIEDRIIDEDEEVEADRNINHLPSLVLSDTMKTGLKREFDEVFTKKMIESMSRPSMELVLWKPLPELLSDKPKPSSNAKNYTGESQTKHAAAGTAFPQRTELFLEPRQTGLPVYTGLETAACTEEEMEL; from the exons ATGGCCGCGCTCGGCCGGCCTTTCAGCGGCCTCCCGCTGAGAGGCGGCTCGGACTTCCTTCAGCCGCCACCGGCTTTCCCCGGCCGGGCCTTCCCGCCGGGGGCGGACGGCACCGAGCTGGCCCCGCGGTGGGAACCCCGCGCCGCCCCGAGCAGCCCGGGCGGGAGCGCGGCGCGCGGACG TGTTTCAGTTCACCATAGAAAGAAACACAAgcgagaggaggaggaggatga ttgtccaGTAAGAAAGAAAAGGCTAACTGAAGCAGGGCTCTGTGCTGGTCCTAATGACTGGATTCTTTGTGCACATCAGGATATAGAGGGTCATGGAGTAAATCCGTGCACTAGTGGCCTTTCTGCACCTGGCATGTTAGATGTTATTTGTGAAGAGATGGATCAGACAACGGGAGAACCACAGTGTGAAGTTGCCCGAAGGAGGCTTCAGGAAATTGAGGACAG AATAATTGACGAAGATGAAGAAGTTGAAGCTGACAGAAATATTAACCATCTCCCCAGCCTTGTCCTTTCTGATACCATGAAAACAGGTTTGAAGAGGGAATTTGATGAAGTCTTTACAAAGAAAATGATTGAGTCCAT GAGCCGTCCTTCCatggagcttgtgctctggaAACCTCTCCCTGAACTCCTTTCTGATAAGCCAAAGCCGTCATCTAATGCTAAGAACTACACAGGAGAGAGCCAAACTAAGCATGCAGCTGCTGGCACTGCCTTCCCTCAAAGAACTGAACTGTTCTTGGAACCTCGGCAAACAGGGTTGCCTGTTTACACTGGTTTGGAGACAGCTGCTTGCACAGAAGAAGAGATGGAACTCTAG